A part of Halobaculum sp. MBLA0143 genomic DNA contains:
- a CDS encoding helicase HerA domain-containing protein: MSEQTETITVADVSAGPGGASDLKPGTPISLPVVEILTGRGFITGKSGSGKSNTASVVIENLLDNNFPVLIVDSDGEYYGLKEEYEILHAGADEECDIQVSDEHAEKLAGLALEQNVPIILDVSGFLDEDVANTLVRETARHLFAKEKKLKKPFLMLVEECHEYVPEGAGLDDTGRTLIKIGKRGRKHGLGIVGISQRPADVKKDFITQCDWLCWHRLTWDNDTKVVKRILGSEYGDAIEEVDDGEAFLMTDWAESIRRVQFHRKQTFDAGATPGLDDFERPDLKDVSGDLVSELQGITDEQERRESELADLRQELDEKRQQITQLERELEEARDMSDMADTFAQALLQKTGASYRGGDGGNPAKAQLDQFTGASGDDGAGGGDGDDADGAGGSNADDADGAAGGDTGDGAGDGSAGTEVSDETAGTVETAAGDSPESVETVGDASDDAATPAASDGGSATDAVGAGLGSEPRRPVSSLPEPGDTDPAAAATQSGFETGDELLSFAAGTELRSRSAVVSGFVDALESLDEVTLAMLTHYRNNYRATPVEAHVAAGGSGDREFAYARNRTLRRAGVIEHVACGRYRYRLPELLRRVYGGAADEQELAETLSIVEGKTGLATEVDDE; encoded by the coding sequence ATGAGCGAGCAGACGGAGACCATCACCGTCGCGGACGTGAGCGCCGGCCCGGGTGGCGCGTCGGACCTGAAGCCGGGGACACCGATCTCGTTGCCGGTCGTCGAGATTCTCACCGGCCGCGGGTTCATCACCGGCAAGTCCGGCTCGGGCAAGAGTAACACTGCGTCGGTGGTGATCGAGAACCTGCTGGACAACAACTTCCCGGTGTTGATCGTGGACAGCGACGGGGAGTACTACGGGCTGAAAGAGGAGTACGAGATCCTCCACGCCGGCGCCGACGAGGAGTGTGACATCCAGGTATCGGACGAACACGCCGAGAAGCTGGCCGGACTCGCCTTGGAACAGAACGTCCCGATCATCCTCGACGTGTCGGGGTTCCTGGACGAGGACGTGGCCAACACGCTCGTTCGGGAGACGGCCAGACACCTGTTCGCCAAAGAGAAGAAGCTGAAGAAGCCGTTTCTGATGCTGGTAGAGGAGTGTCACGAGTACGTCCCGGAGGGAGCGGGACTGGACGACACCGGCCGGACACTCATCAAGATCGGCAAGCGTGGCCGGAAACACGGCCTCGGGATCGTCGGGATCAGCCAACGGCCGGCGGACGTCAAGAAGGACTTCATCACCCAGTGTGACTGGCTCTGCTGGCACCGCCTCACCTGGGACAACGACACCAAAGTCGTCAAGCGCATTCTCGGCAGCGAGTACGGCGACGCCATCGAGGAGGTGGACGACGGCGAGGCGTTCCTGATGACCGACTGGGCGGAGTCGATCCGTCGGGTCCAGTTCCACCGCAAGCAGACGTTCGACGCCGGCGCGACCCCCGGGCTGGACGACTTCGAGCGCCCGGATCTGAAAGACGTGTCGGGCGACCTGGTCTCGGAGCTCCAGGGGATCACGGACGAACAGGAACGCCGGGAGTCCGAGCTGGCGGACCTGCGCCAGGAGTTAGACGAGAAACGCCAGCAGATCACCCAACTGGAGCGAGAACTGGAGGAGGCCCGCGACATGTCCGACATGGCCGACACGTTCGCCCAGGCGCTCCTCCAGAAGACGGGCGCCTCCTACCGCGGCGGCGACGGCGGCAACCCCGCGAAGGCGCAGTTGGACCAGTTCACTGGAGCGAGTGGTGACGACGGAGCCGGTGGCGGCGACGGAGACGACGCTGACGGGGCTGGCGGCAGCAACGCAGACGACGCTGACGGAGCCGCCGGTGGCGACACAGGCGACGGTGCGGGCGACGGGAGCGCCGGCACAGAGGTGAGCGACGAGACAGCCGGAACAGTCGAGACGGCGGCGGGCGACTCCCCCGAGAGCGTGGAGACGGTCGGCGACGCCAGCGACGACGCGGCCACGCCGGCGGCCAGCGACGGCGGCTCGGCGACGGACGCGGTCGGCGCGGGGTTGGGGTCGGAGCCTCGTCGACCGGTGTCGTCGCTGCCGGAGCCCGGGGACACGGACCCCGCCGCGGCGGCCACGCAGTCCGGCTTCGAGACGGGCGACGAACTGCTGTCGTTCGCGGCCGGGACGGAGCTCCGGAGTCGGTCGGCGGTCGTCTCCGGGTTCGTCGACGCGTTGGAGTCGCTCGACGAGGTGACGCTGGCGATGCTGACCCACTACCGGAACAACTACCGCGCGACGCCGGTGGAGGCGCACGTCGCCGCCGGCGGCTCCGGCGACCGGGAGTTCGCGTACGCCCGGAACCGGACGCTCCGACGCGCCGGCGTGATCGAACACGTCGCCTGCGGCCGCTACCGCTACCGCCTGCCGGAACTGCTCCGCCGGGTGTACGGCGGTGCCGCCGACGAACAGGAGCTCGCCGAGACGCTGTCGATCGTCGAAGGAAAGACGGGGCTGGCGACGGAAGTCGACGACGAGTGA
- a CDS encoding AAA family ATPase, with the protein MGHVERAEISGFKCLSAVDLECGQLNVLTGRNGTGKTSILEAIQLAHDPTALEAFDPAVGRLIEVGASTASVAVERSDDTLHLSLECVDADTALPLVSEAAVRDGVVLDDTGEQPSFQQELTERSGVATGFEQHLRKSDIDPTDSVVKVETSTFSGKFVSESPEVWMEIHGLASQLESLADSETVATRHPSTGEGFANEEPDLVPIQMVDPTGPPDRSPSADSDLRRVRVRDFLRDHDILPNLESFSFDELVFDEDGEQYAIPYDFLGEGTKTIISLVWQVLSDEEIPDVILLEEPENHLHPGYVKELVEFLIEFARDEDAQLFVTTHNVDFLREFFNDATVGDHETWLGEEFRLIQTTELSPKQFDYGQAREYVEELQLDLRGL; encoded by the coding sequence ATGGGTCACGTCGAGCGCGCCGAGATCTCCGGGTTCAAGTGCCTCTCTGCGGTCGATCTGGAGTGCGGACAGCTGAACGTGCTGACTGGGCGCAACGGGACCGGGAAGACTTCGATTCTGGAGGCGATTCAGTTGGCGCACGATCCGACGGCGTTGGAGGCGTTCGACCCGGCCGTCGGACGACTGATCGAGGTCGGAGCGTCGACCGCGAGTGTGGCGGTTGAGCGGTCGGACGATACCCTCCACCTCTCGCTGGAGTGTGTCGATGCAGATACGGCGCTCCCACTCGTCTCCGAGGCCGCCGTGCGCGACGGCGTCGTTCTCGACGACACGGGCGAACAACCGAGCTTCCAACAGGAACTCACCGAGCGGAGTGGCGTTGCTACCGGCTTCGAGCAACACCTTCGGAAGTCGGATATCGACCCGACAGATTCTGTTGTCAAGGTGGAGACGAGCACATTCTCAGGGAAATTTGTCTCCGAGAGCCCAGAAGTCTGGATGGAGATTCACGGTTTAGCGAGTCAACTCGAATCACTTGCCGACAGCGAAACGGTTGCTACGAGACACCCCTCCACTGGAGAGGGTTTCGCCAACGAGGAGCCAGATCTGGTACCGATTCAGATGGTCGACCCGACAGGACCACCAGATCGGTCTCCAAGTGCTGACTCGGATTTGCGTCGTGTCCGCGTCCGCGACTTTCTCCGCGACCACGACATCCTCCCGAACCTCGAATCGTTCAGCTTCGACGAACTCGTGTTCGACGAAGACGGCGAGCAGTACGCCATTCCGTACGACTTCCTCGGGGAAGGTACCAAGACGATCATTTCGCTCGTCTGGCAAGTCCTCTCAGACGAGGAGATCCCGGACGTGATCCTCCTCGAAGAACCGGAGAACCACCTCCACCCGGGCTACGTGAAGGAACTCGTGGAGTTCCTGATCGAGTTCGCACGCGACGAGGACGCGCAGTTGTTCGTCACGACACACAACGTCGACTTCCTGCGGGAGTTCTTCAACGACGCGACGGTCGGCGACCACGAGACGTGGCTGGGCGAGGAGTTTCGGCTGATCCAGACGACGGAACTGTCGCCGAAGCAGTTCGACTACGGACAGGCACGCGAGTACGTCGAGGAACTGCAACTGGACCTCCGAGGCCTATGA
- a CDS encoding KaiC domain-containing protein, with protein sequence MSETGDDDWFEKALRDDGDDEETDSTDEPETDASVDDEPFDGDPSDDPDGGDAGGDPDSFGDESDEDGSFGDAGDGGDPGEDPFGGASGDGTDDVDGGPYGTEIDDTDDDPLGGTNDADGDTDDDPFGGVQGDSGNDANGDPFGGTRDDSSDDTNADPLGGARGDTGNGANGDPFDGVQGGSESDANGDGPSELSEGGGGSADPFGGVRAGDDGGSLGGGGDGSGAGGTDPFGGAQPSAGDGDDPFGEGFGAAMGGAVGGGGESEFDEEDFESDIDRLDVGIDGLDDMILGGVPVRSLMTVIGSAGTGKTTFGLQFLQRAMEEGGNGVYITLEETEDAIISTAEEKGWPFEEYVVDNKLTVVAMDPIEMANSLDSIRGDISRLVNDFGADRLVLDSVSLLEMMYDHPAKRRSEVFDFARSLKRAGVTTMLTSEANADNPYQSRHGLVEYLVDAVFVLQYVRPNDFQETRLAVEIQKIRDANHSRETKPYDITDEGISVYRQANIF encoded by the coding sequence GTGAGCGAGACGGGCGACGACGACTGGTTCGAGAAGGCGCTGCGGGACGACGGCGACGACGAGGAGACGGACTCGACGGACGAGCCGGAGACGGACGCGTCGGTCGACGACGAACCGTTCGACGGGGACCCGTCCGACGACCCAGACGGCGGCGACGCAGGCGGCGACCCGGACTCGTTCGGCGACGAGTCGGACGAGGACGGTTCGTTCGGTGACGCCGGTGACGGTGGCGACCCCGGAGAGGACCCGTTCGGTGGGGCGAGCGGCGACGGCACTGACGACGTGGACGGTGGACCGTACGGTACCGAAATCGACGACACAGACGACGATCCGCTCGGTGGCACGAACGACGCAGACGGCGACACCGACGACGACCCGTTCGGCGGCGTCCAGGGTGACAGCGGAAACGACGCGAACGGAGACCCATTCGGTGGGACTCGGGACGACAGCAGCGACGACACGAACGCCGATCCGTTGGGCGGCGCTCGGGGTGACACCGGCAACGGCGCGAACGGCGATCCGTTCGACGGGGTCCAGGGCGGCAGCGAGAGCGACGCGAACGGCGACGGGCCCAGCGAGTTGTCCGAGGGTGGCGGGGGTAGCGCGGATCCGTTCGGCGGCGTCCGAGCCGGCGACGACGGCGGGTCGCTCGGCGGCGGAGGCGACGGGAGCGGCGCCGGCGGCACGGACCCGTTCGGCGGGGCACAGCCGTCGGCCGGTGACGGTGACGACCCGTTCGGCGAGGGGTTCGGCGCGGCGATGGGCGGCGCGGTCGGCGGCGGCGGGGAGTCGGAGTTCGACGAGGAGGACTTCGAGTCGGACATCGACCGGCTCGACGTCGGGATCGATGGGTTAGACGACATGATCCTCGGTGGGGTTCCCGTGCGGTCGCTCATGACCGTCATCGGCAGCGCCGGGACGGGGAAGACCACCTTCGGGCTCCAGTTCCTCCAGCGGGCGATGGAGGAGGGCGGCAACGGCGTGTACATCACCTTAGAGGAGACAGAAGACGCGATCATCTCGACGGCAGAAGAGAAGGGGTGGCCGTTCGAGGAGTACGTCGTCGACAACAAGCTGACCGTGGTTGCGATGGACCCGATCGAGATGGCCAACAGCTTGGACTCCATCCGGGGTGACATCTCCCGGCTCGTCAACGACTTCGGCGCAGACCGGCTCGTCTTGGACTCCGTGTCGTTGTTGGAGATGATGTACGACCACCCGGCGAAGCGGCGCTCGGAGGTGTTCGACTTCGCTCGCTCGCTCAAGCGGGCGGGGGTGACGACGATGCTGACCTCCGAGGCGAACGCGGACAACCCCTACCAGTCCCGTCACGGGCTCGTGGAGTACCTCGTCGACGCGGTGTTCGTCCTCCAGTACGTCCGGCCGAACGACTTCCAGGAGACGCGGCTGGCCGTCGAGATCCAGAAGATCCGCGACGCCAACCACTCCCGGGAGACGAAGCCGTACGACATCACCGACGAGGGAATCTCCGTCTACCGCCAGGCCAACATCTTCTGA
- a CDS encoding universal stress protein, with protein MTDSVLVGFDGSERAVAALEFAATEWPDAVFRLLYVVDPTRGGYAPTSTVPSAAEEWYEEARTDAEATLADGVDRVRDGVTGRIETETAVGKPAATIVEHAGAADVDHVVVGSHGRTGVSRLVLGSEAERVVRRSPVPVTVVR; from the coding sequence GTGACGGACAGCGTCCTCGTGGGATTCGACGGCAGTGAACGGGCCGTGGCGGCACTGGAGTTCGCCGCAACGGAGTGGCCAGACGCCGTCTTCAGACTGTTGTACGTCGTCGACCCGACGCGCGGGGGCTACGCGCCCACGTCGACCGTCCCCAGCGCGGCCGAGGAGTGGTACGAGGAGGCCCGCACCGACGCCGAGGCGACGCTCGCGGACGGCGTCGACCGCGTCCGAGACGGCGTGACCGGCCGGATCGAGACGGAGACGGCCGTGGGGAAGCCCGCCGCGACGATCGTCGAGCACGCCGGAGCGGCCGACGTGGACCACGTCGTCGTCGGCAGCCACGGCCGGACCGGTGTCTCTCGACTCGTTCTCGGCAGCGAGGCCGAACGCGTGGTGCGGCGCTCGCCCGTCCCCGTCACCGTCGTCCGGTAG